The Candidatus Eisenbacteria bacterium genome window below encodes:
- a CDS encoding NAD(P)/FAD-dependent oxidoreductase, translating to MPFRSRARHRGFRIVIWDVLIVGAGPAGLSAALFTRMRRMSTLLLDTAVAGGQLASLYPKKPVHDYPSYAYVMGEDLGKNFIDQANHMDARIQEGEHVTMIARDDEANLIRVTSTKGAYEARSVIVATGGGAFEPRKIGKPGEAELRGKGVFYGMPDVEESRGKHVLVIGGGDSALESALSIKETADVTLIHMLDKWQGMDSYVEEVRESKIRALLETETVEIKGDGKVQSVIIKDRKSGATQEVQIDVVSINIGYLMDTKIVRQWGLDLTGNQIKVDNVMNTNIKGVFCCGDIATYPGKYKLLITACSEGAAAANTAYIYVKQPKKFTVGELYAAPKEEGDTQPKAAEE from the coding sequence GTGCCATTTCGATCTCGTGCTCGACACCGAGGCTTCCGAATCGTGATTTGGGACGTGCTCATCGTCGGCGCCGGCCCCGCAGGTCTTTCCGCCGCGCTCTTCACCCGCATGCGCCGGATGTCGACGCTGCTCCTCGATACCGCCGTCGCGGGCGGCCAGCTCGCCTCCCTCTACCCGAAGAAACCGGTCCACGACTATCCCTCCTACGCCTACGTGATGGGCGAGGATTTGGGTAAGAACTTCATCGACCAGGCGAATCACATGGACGCCCGCATTCAGGAGGGCGAGCACGTGACGATGATCGCACGCGACGATGAGGCCAATCTCATCCGCGTCACCTCCACGAAGGGGGCCTACGAGGCGCGAAGCGTCATCGTCGCGACCGGGGGAGGTGCGTTCGAGCCGCGGAAGATCGGAAAGCCGGGCGAGGCCGAGCTCCGGGGCAAGGGCGTCTTCTACGGCATGCCCGACGTCGAGGAGAGCCGCGGGAAGCACGTGCTGGTGATCGGCGGCGGGGACAGCGCGCTGGAATCCGCCCTATCGATCAAGGAGACCGCCGACGTCACCTTGATTCACATGCTCGACAAGTGGCAGGGGATGGACAGCTACGTCGAGGAGGTGCGCGAGTCGAAGATCCGGGCGCTGCTCGAGACCGAGACCGTCGAAATCAAGGGCGACGGCAAAGTCCAATCGGTGATCATCAAGGACCGAAAGAGCGGGGCGACCCAGGAGGTCCAGATCGATGTCGTCTCGATCAACATCGGCTACCTAATGGACACGAAGATCGTCCGCCAGTGGGGGCTGGACCTCACCGGGAATCAGATCAAGGTCGACAACGTGATGAACACGAACATCAAGGGCGTCTTCTGCTGCGGCGACATCGCGACCTACCCCGGCAAGTACAAGCTCCTGATCACCGCGTGCAGCGAGGGCGCGGCGGCCGCCAATACCGCGTACATCTACGTGAAGCAGCCCAAGAAATTCACCGTGGGCGAGCTCTACGCCGCGCCGAAGGAGGAGGGAGACACCCAGCCGAAGGCGGCCGAGGAGTAG
- a CDS encoding radical SAM protein encodes MVPRAAPGDPERDPLVHRDASRHARALGGIGVPQAVAIPLRVATAPKVPFLSLDTVWFQVAGTLCNLSCNHCFISCSPTHHAHEIMTRAEVRPYLDEAESLGVKDFYFTGGEPFLNRELPEILEDTLRIAPATVLTNATLITKVRADDLARLSAGSRYSLEARVSLDGLTPETNDPIRGEGSFEAALLGLRELARAGFHPIITATQTWSDGEDGRLRERFHGFLTDLGLGRPRLKILPLFRIGREAERTHGYAPAERLTEEHMRGFDPWNLQCSTSRMVTSRGVYVCPILIDSPGARMGATLRDTMRPFPLAHGSCHTCWATGASCRN; translated from the coding sequence GTGGTTCCGCGCGCAGCGCCAGGCGATCCAGAGCGGGATCCACTGGTTCATCGAGACGCTTCCCGGCACGCTCGAGCGCTAGGCGGCATCGGCGTGCCGCAGGCGGTGGCCATTCCCCTCCGCGTCGCCACGGCGCCCAAGGTCCCGTTCCTCTCCCTCGACACCGTCTGGTTCCAGGTCGCGGGGACGCTCTGCAATCTGAGCTGCAACCACTGCTTCATCTCCTGCAGCCCGACCCACCACGCCCACGAGATCATGACCCGCGCCGAGGTGCGGCCGTACCTCGACGAGGCCGAGTCGCTCGGCGTGAAGGACTTCTACTTCACCGGCGGAGAACCGTTCTTGAACCGCGAGCTTCCAGAGATTCTGGAGGACACGCTCCGGATCGCGCCCGCCACCGTCCTCACGAACGCGACCCTGATCACGAAGGTCCGCGCGGACGATCTCGCGCGGCTGAGCGCGGGTAGCCGCTACTCGCTCGAGGCGCGGGTGAGCCTGGACGGGCTCACGCCCGAGACCAACGATCCGATCCGCGGTGAGGGCTCCTTCGAGGCGGCCTTGCTCGGGCTGCGCGAGCTTGCGCGTGCGGGATTCCACCCGATCATCACCGCGACTCAGACGTGGAGCGACGGCGAGGACGGCCGACTCCGCGAGCGGTTCCATGGCTTTCTCACCGATCTCGGGCTCGGGAGGCCCCGGCTGAAGATCCTGCCGCTCTTCCGCATCGGTCGCGAGGCAGAGCGCACCCACGGCTACGCCCCGGCCGAGCGGCTCACCGAGGAGCACATGCGGGGCTTCGATCCCTGGAACCTCCAATGCTCGACCAGCCGGATGGTCACGAGCCGCGGAGTCTACGTCTGCCCGATTCTGATCGACTCGCCGGGCGCGCGGATGGGCGCCACCCTCCGCGATACGATGCGGCCGTTCCCGCTCGCGCACGGCTCGTGCCACACCTGCTGGGCGACCGGGGCGTCCTGCCGGAACTAG
- a CDS encoding metallophosphoesterase family protein, with the protein MNGPDLEGALAFLGGPYSNHLALRAVLEDARRRGAQRIFCLGDLGGFGPNPGKVFPLLEEFEVITVAGNYDLALAARMAECGCGYTHPSDNRFAQLSYDYTNRRTTDAEREWLGKLPTAIRFRREGRRYLLCHGSPRRTNEFLWESASSDAFLSRLARDAGADQVLCTHTGIHWQRTLPDGSRFVNVGAVGRPANDGRTAAWYALLPAGGHVAELVAVPYDHDALAREMEEEGLPAEFTETIRTGWWTTCLEILPAKERSRGKF; encoded by the coding sequence CTGAACGGTCCCGACCTCGAGGGCGCGCTCGCGTTTCTGGGTGGTCCCTACAGCAACCACCTGGCCCTTCGCGCCGTGCTCGAGGACGCCCGCCGCCGCGGCGCCCAGCGCATCTTCTGCTTAGGGGACCTCGGCGGCTTCGGACCGAATCCTGGGAAGGTTTTTCCGCTCCTCGAGGAGTTCGAGGTCATCACGGTCGCGGGGAACTACGATCTGGCGCTGGCGGCGCGCATGGCCGAGTGCGGGTGCGGGTACACCCATCCTTCCGACAACCGCTTCGCGCAGCTCTCCTACGACTACACCAACCGGCGCACGACCGATGCTGAGCGCGAGTGGCTCGGGAAGCTCCCCACGGCAATCCGATTCCGGCGGGAGGGACGACGGTATCTTCTCTGCCACGGATCGCCGCGGCGGACAAACGAGTTCCTCTGGGAGTCGGCCTCGTCGGACGCGTTCCTGTCGCGGCTGGCCCGGGACGCGGGGGCCGATCAGGTCCTCTGCACGCACACGGGAATCCACTGGCAGCGGACGCTCCCGGACGGATCGCGCTTCGTGAACGTCGGCGCGGTGGGGCGTCCGGCGAACGATGGGCGCACCGCGGCGTGGTATGCACTCCTGCCGGCGGGGGGCCACGTCGCCGAGCTGGTCGCGGTCCCCTACGACCACGACGCCCTGGCGCGCGAGATGGAGGAGGAAGGGCTACCTGCCGAGTTCACGGAAACGATCCGTACCGGCTGGTGGACCACCTGCCTCGAAATCCTGCCCGCGAAGGAGCGGAGCCGGGGGAAGTTCTAG
- a CDS encoding MFS transporter, whose translation MVRGVGRVLSEYWTQVRGSGRNPKLYLVGVFLFGLGQSMFTLIFNLYLRSLGYTDSGIGQILSKVSIGAAVAALPAAFLFRRAPARALLVLAGALTALGYTLQATFRAPELLLLLSFVTGMVITVFRLSIAPVIMRETGSSARPFLFSAAFGVLFASAIVGSIVGGALPRFFHAFLGEEQAALRATLYVGCVLTLLSSVPFFAMTEPAGSGTRLPPTALMQIRDFLEIDWGLHLRLLLPAALVGLGAGLIIPFMNLYFRDRFGLSEGEIGALFAVMQGFMVVGNLFGPAVSRRIGLVGGVVATQLASVPFMVVLALSGNFPLVAAAFFLRSGLMNMNQPLASHFAMEVVSERDHAVTNSLLSLAWFLAWSLSADIGGALIERKGYTEPLLIAAGLYVAASILYWVFFKDVEEASVPRSEVEIPEA comes from the coding sequence GTGGTCCGCGGCGTCGGGCGGGTGCTCTCGGAGTATTGGACGCAGGTTCGCGGCTCTGGCCGAAACCCCAAGCTCTACCTTGTCGGGGTCTTCCTCTTCGGGCTCGGCCAGTCGATGTTCACGCTCATCTTCAACCTCTACCTCCGATCGCTCGGGTACACCGATTCCGGCATCGGCCAGATCCTCTCCAAGGTCTCGATCGGCGCGGCCGTGGCGGCCCTCCCCGCCGCGTTCCTCTTCCGGCGCGCTCCGGCCCGCGCGCTCCTCGTGCTCGCGGGAGCGCTGACGGCGCTCGGCTACACGCTCCAGGCCACGTTCCGAGCTCCGGAGCTCCTCCTCCTCCTATCCTTCGTGACGGGCATGGTAATCACCGTCTTCCGACTCTCGATCGCCCCCGTCATCATGAGGGAGACCGGGTCGAGCGCCCGCCCCTTCCTGTTCAGCGCCGCCTTCGGCGTGCTGTTCGCCTCCGCGATCGTCGGCTCGATCGTGGGCGGCGCCCTGCCGCGTTTCTTCCACGCGTTCCTCGGGGAAGAGCAGGCCGCCCTTCGCGCGACGCTCTACGTGGGGTGCGTCCTGACGCTCCTCTCCAGCGTGCCGTTCTTCGCGATGACCGAGCCCGCCGGGAGCGGGACGCGGCTGCCCCCGACCGCCCTCATGCAGATCAGGGATTTCCTCGAGATCGACTGGGGCCTCCACCTGAGGCTCCTCCTCCCGGCCGCGCTGGTCGGCCTGGGCGCCGGGCTCATCATTCCGTTCATGAACCTCTACTTCCGAGACCGATTCGGCCTCTCGGAGGGGGAGATCGGGGCACTCTTCGCGGTCATGCAGGGATTCATGGTCGTCGGGAATCTCTTCGGGCCGGCGGTATCGCGGCGGATCGGCCTCGTCGGGGGCGTGGTCGCGACGCAGCTCGCCTCGGTCCCGTTCATGGTGGTGCTCGCGCTCTCGGGCAATTTCCCGTTGGTGGCCGCCGCCTTCTTTCTCCGGAGCGGCCTCATGAACATGAACCAGCCCCTGGCTTCCCACTTCGCGATGGAAGTGGTGTCGGAGCGCGACCACGCCGTCACGAACAGCCTCCTCTCCCTCGCCTGGTTCCTCGCGTGGAGCTTGAGCGCGGACATCGGCGGCGCGCTGATCGAGCGGAAGGGCTATACGGAGCCGCTCCTGATCGCGGCGGGCCTCTACGTGGCCGCATCGATCCTCTACTGGGTCTTCTTCAAGGATGTGGAGGAGGCCAGCGTTCCCAGGTCCGAGGTCGAGATTCCCGAAGCGTAA
- a CDS encoding porin family protein gives MKRIHLTLVLVTVFCVAAFASAASANTAGSMEINAGYAKSSTDVTGNNESMGGGIAFGAGYWRNASPTVQWGAEASWDNLGSLDYTLPGPTTGTLKSNIIRINPALRANFGSKTGPSFFAQGGAGLYHMSLKDQPSGGAEVSATQSKFGFNLGAGVGFPVGPKTNMNFLGQYHSISTDGTSTNYIEFKAGVGFGL, from the coding sequence ATGAAGCGGATTCATCTGACCTTGGTTCTCGTGACGGTGTTCTGCGTGGCTGCGTTTGCTTCGGCTGCGAGCGCCAACACGGCCGGCTCGATGGAGATCAACGCCGGCTATGCCAAGTCCTCGACGGACGTCACGGGGAATAACGAGTCCATGGGCGGCGGAATCGCGTTTGGCGCCGGTTACTGGCGCAATGCGTCCCCGACCGTGCAGTGGGGTGCTGAGGCGTCGTGGGACAACCTCGGCTCCTTGGACTACACGCTTCCTGGTCCGACGACCGGGACGCTGAAGTCGAACATCATCCGTATCAACCCGGCGTTGCGCGCGAACTTCGGCTCGAAGACGGGCCCGAGCTTCTTCGCGCAGGGTGGTGCGGGTCTGTACCACATGTCGCTCAAGGATCAGCCGAGCGGTGGAGCTGAGGTTAGCGCCACGCAGTCGAAGTTCGGCTTCAATCTCGGCGCCGGCGTCGGATTCCCGGTCGGCCCGAAGACGAACATGAATTTCCTCGGTCAGTATCACTCCATCTCGACCGATGGTACGAGCACGAACTACATCGAGTTCAAGGCTGGCGTCGGATTCGGTCTGTAA
- a CDS encoding porin family protein, translated as MVRARTTSSSRLASDSVCNPGRTAEPRTGWRLTAPPRFINQEDLAMNRNHWGFILLTAILVVAVTPAANAAVLGTLEVNAGYSKDANSGSYVSDGTLGGGVAFGAGYYRSLAPMLNWGIEVGMDNLGSSDFNDPLFGSGQVSAKAFRINPALRINLGAPVGPSIFMQVAGGLYNVKGEVKFDSGGSVNGSDTKFGANVGAGVGFPIAPKTRMSLLGQYHTVATDGTSTNYFAVKAGLGFSI; from the coding sequence ATGGTACGAGCACGAACTACATCGAGTTCAAGGCTGGCGTCGGATTCGGTCTGTAATCCAGGACGAACAGCGGAACCACGAACGGGGTGGCGCCTCACGGCGCCGCCCCGATTCATTAACCAGGAGGACCTCGCCATGAATCGGAACCACTGGGGCTTCATTCTCCTCACGGCGATCCTCGTCGTGGCGGTGACTCCCGCCGCGAACGCCGCCGTGCTGGGCACGCTGGAAGTAAACGCCGGATACTCGAAGGACGCGAACAGCGGCTCCTACGTCTCCGACGGAACGCTCGGCGGCGGCGTGGCGTTCGGCGCCGGTTACTACCGGAGCCTCGCGCCGATGCTGAACTGGGGCATCGAGGTGGGGATGGACAACCTCGGGTCCTCGGACTTCAACGACCCGCTCTTCGGAAGCGGCCAGGTGTCCGCGAAGGCGTTCCGGATCAACCCCGCGCTCCGCATCAACCTTGGCGCGCCGGTCGGCCCCTCGATCTTCATGCAGGTGGCCGGCGGACTCTACAACGTCAAGGGCGAGGTCAAGTTTGACTCGGGCGGGAGCGTGAACGGGAGCGATACGAAGTTCGGCGCCAACGTGGGCGCCGGCGTGGGCTTCCCGATCGCCCCGAAGACCCGGATGAGCCTGCTTGGCCAGTACCACACCGTCGCGACCGACGGAACGAGCACGAACTACTTCGCGGTCAAAGCCGGTCTCGGCTTCAGCATCTGA
- the lipB gene encoding lipoyl(octanoyl) transferase LipB, whose protein sequence is MPAPIPVYDLGRVPYREALAFQRRAVEMRSRDEAPDVLYIVEHDPVVTVGRSGHPENLRAGQDELRRRGVDLVSVERGGDVTYHGPGQIVGYPIVSLAGLPGGRDLHRYLRDLEQALIDCLGAFGLPAARNPSYTGVWVGEKKVAAIGVAVRHWVAFHGFALNVDPDLSHFDLIHPCGIRHLGVASMASLLGHAPPREAVLAQLARAFSRVWDRPVDSPAPLPMLASAPLAPLTSHV, encoded by the coding sequence ATGCCTGCCCCGATTCCGGTCTACGACCTGGGCCGCGTCCCCTACCGCGAGGCCCTCGCCTTCCAGCGCCGCGCGGTCGAGATGCGCTCGCGCGACGAAGCGCCGGACGTCCTCTATATCGTCGAGCACGATCCCGTCGTGACCGTTGGCCGCTCCGGCCATCCGGAGAACCTCCGCGCCGGCCAGGACGAGCTTCGCCGCCGAGGCGTCGATCTCGTGTCGGTTGAGCGCGGTGGCGACGTGACCTACCACGGACCGGGCCAGATCGTCGGATACCCGATCGTCTCCCTGGCGGGCCTCCCGGGCGGGAGGGATCTCCACCGATACCTCCGCGACCTCGAGCAGGCACTGATCGATTGCTTGGGCGCGTTCGGGCTTCCGGCGGCTCGGAACCCGTCGTACACCGGCGTCTGGGTCGGGGAGAAGAAGGTGGCCGCGATCGGGGTCGCCGTACGCCACTGGGTGGCGTTTCATGGGTTCGCGCTCAACGTGGATCCCGACCTGAGCCACTTCGATCTGATCCATCCGTGCGGCATCCGCCACCTGGGTGTCGCCTCGATGGCCTCGCTCCTCGGCCACGCGCCTCCGCGCGAAGCGGTCCTCGCCCAGCTCGCCCGGGCGTTCTCCCGGGTCTGGGATCGCCCGGTCGATTCCCCGGCACCGCTCCCGATGCTCGCGAGCGCTCCCCTGGCTCCCCTGACCTCGCATGTCTAA
- a CDS encoding 2-oxo acid dehydrogenase subunit E2, translating to MPVTIVVPQLGESVVEGTIGKWLKKLGDPIAKDEPIVEIITDKINIELPAPSPGTLGQILVPEGAVAQVGDPLGVILAAGETLPSGGAAQPSAAGAKQPASAAASGSGGAGTMGSATATAPSTDGMHLSPAVRKLAKEHNLDVSQIRGSGMGGRVTREDVLASVGAGVVAAAAGARTMAPSAAGAGTMTAPAPAAAPKPLAPIPTPSFTAPGSREVEVKPLTNVRKKIAENMLRSRHNAAHCSTWDEADMTALVELRGRLKEKVKAQYGLNLTYMPFIIRAVTRALREYPIVNASMTDTEVHYKKYYSIGIAVHRDQGLIVPVVHDADRKTIVQLAAEIEDLGKRARAEKLTLDDIQGGTFTITNAGMFGATASTPIINYPESAILGVHLIQERPVVRDHRIVVRWMMTLVVSFDHRLVDGTPAVMFLHRVKELLEDPESWLLDSI from the coding sequence ATGCCCGTCACCATCGTAGTGCCTCAACTCGGCGAGAGCGTGGTCGAGGGCACGATCGGAAAGTGGCTGAAGAAGCTCGGCGATCCGATCGCCAAGGACGAGCCGATCGTCGAGATCATCACCGACAAGATCAACATCGAGCTCCCCGCGCCGTCTCCCGGCACCCTCGGCCAGATCCTGGTTCCCGAAGGCGCCGTGGCGCAGGTCGGTGATCCGCTCGGGGTGATCCTCGCGGCCGGCGAAACGCTGCCCTCGGGCGGCGCGGCCCAGCCGTCCGCCGCCGGGGCGAAACAGCCCGCCAGCGCAGCCGCATCCGGCTCCGGTGGCGCGGGCACGATGGGCTCCGCCACCGCGACCGCCCCGTCGACGGACGGGATGCACCTTTCGCCCGCGGTTCGAAAGCTTGCCAAGGAGCACAACCTCGACGTGTCGCAGATCCGCGGATCCGGAATGGGCGGGCGCGTCACGCGCGAGGACGTCCTCGCCTCCGTGGGGGCCGGGGTAGTCGCGGCCGCCGCGGGGGCTCGCACGATGGCGCCGTCCGCGGCGGGAGCCGGGACGATGACCGCGCCCGCGCCGGCGGCAGCGCCGAAGCCGCTCGCGCCGATTCCGACTCCCTCCTTCACCGCGCCGGGCAGCCGCGAGGTCGAGGTCAAGCCGCTCACGAACGTGCGGAAGAAGATCGCCGAGAACATGCTCCGCTCGAGGCACAACGCCGCCCACTGCTCCACGTGGGACGAGGCCGATATGACGGCGCTGGTCGAGCTTCGGGGCCGGCTCAAGGAGAAGGTAAAGGCTCAGTACGGCCTGAACCTCACCTACATGCCGTTCATCATCCGGGCCGTCACGCGCGCACTCAGGGAGTACCCGATCGTCAACGCCTCGATGACCGACACCGAGGTCCACTACAAGAAGTACTACTCGATCGGCATCGCGGTGCATCGCGACCAGGGGTTGATCGTACCGGTCGTGCACGACGCCGATCGGAAGACGATCGTCCAGCTCGCGGCCGAGATCGAGGATCTCGGGAAGCGCGCCCGAGCCGAGAAGCTCACGCTGGACGACATTCAGGGCGGCACGTTCACGATCACGAACGCCGGCATGTTCGGCGCGACCGCCTCGACCCCGATCATCAACTATCCCGAGTCCGCGATTCTCGGGGTGCACTTGATCCAGGAACGCCCGGTGGTCCGCGATCACCGGATCGTCGTCCGGTGGATGATGACCTTGGTCGTCTCCTTCGATCATCGACTGGTCGACGGGACGCCGGCCGTGATGTTCCTCCACCGCGTGAAGGAGCTGCTCGAGGACCCGGAGAGCTGGCTCTTAGACTCGATTTGA